The following proteins are encoded in a genomic region of Saccharopolyspora antimicrobica:
- a CDS encoding error-prone DNA polymerase — protein MSWFNPPQTWSELETALSGRPGSATGRGDRDERCPGDGNDGPMWTRQDAERRSDVVPAMPPVPYAELHAHSNFSFLDGASHPEELVAEAARLGLEAIALTDHDGLYGVVRFAEAAAEHGMRTVFGAELSLGLTAPQNGVPDPEGRHLLVLARDLTGYASLCREISKAQLAGKEKGRPVYELAELAAAAEGHWQVLTGCRKGSVPAALAADGFDAAAAELDGLVALFGADHVAVELTDHGMPADSARNDALTELAARAGVATVASTGAHLARPEQARLAGVVAAIRARRSLDEADGWLPAWAGNYLRSGAEMAELFARYPGAVQRAAELGKECAFDLQLVAPQLPPFRVPKGRTEASWLRELTYQGALQRYGLPQQNPAAYQQIEHELAVIEELRFPGYFLIVQDIVEFCRSQGILCQGRGSAANSAVCFALRITNADPVRYQLLFERFLAPERDGPPDIDLDIESDRREEVIQYVYRTYGRMHAAQVANVISYRPRSAVRDVARALGYSPGQQDAWSKEIEHWGPLPEDSEIPGPVRQLAGELMGFPRHLGIHSGGMVICHQPVSEVCPVEWARMPGRTVLQWDKDDCAEAGLVKFDLLGLGMLSALRYATEMVREHHGREVDLGRLDLADDAVYEMLRRADAVGVFQVESRAQLATLPRLKPREFYDLVVEVALIRPGPIQGGSVHPYIRRRNGAEEWDFEHPLMAGALAKTYGVPLFQEQLMQLAVDVAGFSPAEADQLRRAMGAKRSEERMARLKDRLFEGMAANGISGALADRIYQRMLAFANYGFPESHALSFALLVFASAWFKRYYPAAFCAALLKAQPMGFYSPQSLVADARRHGVRVRGPDVNASRAQADLEPDAASEGRQAVRLGLASVRGLGDGVAEKLVAERAANGPYTGMAEVARRVELTAVQMEALATAGAFGCFGLSRREALWNAAAAAGDRSNRLPGTTAAAPAPALPGMDGIDVAAADVWATGVSPDSFPLQFVRSKLDSIGALPAARLSEVEHGSRVLVGGAVTHRQRPATAGGITFLNLEDETGMVNVMCSPGLWARYRKIGRSSAALLVRGIVERAEGVINLRADRLQKLEVRIPSTSRDFH, from the coding sequence ATGAGTTGGTTCAACCCTCCCCAGACCTGGTCGGAACTGGAGACCGCGCTGTCCGGCCGGCCCGGTTCCGCCACCGGGCGGGGGGACCGCGACGAGCGGTGCCCCGGCGACGGGAACGACGGTCCGATGTGGACTCGGCAGGACGCCGAGCGCCGGTCCGACGTCGTTCCCGCGATGCCGCCGGTCCCGTACGCGGAGCTGCACGCGCACTCCAACTTCAGCTTCCTGGACGGGGCGAGCCACCCGGAGGAGCTGGTGGCGGAGGCGGCGCGGCTGGGGCTGGAGGCGATCGCGCTCACCGATCACGACGGGTTGTACGGGGTGGTGCGCTTCGCCGAAGCCGCCGCCGAGCACGGGATGCGCACGGTGTTCGGCGCCGAGCTCAGCCTGGGGCTCACCGCGCCGCAGAACGGGGTGCCCGATCCGGAGGGCCGGCACCTGCTGGTGCTGGCGCGGGATCTCACCGGTTACGCGAGTCTGTGCCGGGAGATCAGCAAGGCGCAGTTGGCCGGGAAGGAGAAGGGACGTCCGGTCTACGAGCTGGCGGAGCTCGCCGCCGCGGCCGAAGGGCACTGGCAGGTGCTCACCGGTTGCCGGAAGGGTTCGGTGCCCGCTGCGCTCGCGGCGGACGGCTTCGACGCCGCTGCGGCGGAGCTGGACGGACTGGTCGCGCTGTTCGGCGCGGACCACGTCGCGGTGGAGCTGACCGACCACGGTATGCCCGCGGACTCCGCGCGCAACGATGCGCTGACCGAGCTGGCCGCCCGCGCCGGGGTGGCCACGGTGGCCAGCACCGGGGCGCACCTGGCCCGGCCGGAGCAGGCCCGGCTGGCCGGGGTGGTCGCCGCGATCCGGGCCCGCCGCAGCCTGGACGAGGCGGACGGCTGGCTGCCCGCTTGGGCGGGCAACTACCTGCGCTCCGGGGCCGAGATGGCGGAGCTGTTCGCGCGCTACCCGGGAGCCGTGCAGCGAGCCGCCGAGCTCGGCAAGGAGTGCGCCTTCGACCTGCAGCTGGTGGCCCCGCAGCTGCCGCCGTTCCGCGTGCCCAAGGGGCGCACCGAGGCGAGCTGGCTGCGTGAGCTGACCTACCAGGGCGCGCTGCAGCGGTACGGCCTGCCGCAGCAGAATCCCGCGGCCTACCAGCAGATCGAGCACGAGCTGGCGGTGATCGAGGAGCTGCGCTTCCCCGGTTACTTCCTGATCGTGCAGGACATCGTGGAGTTCTGCCGCAGCCAGGGGATCCTGTGCCAGGGCAGGGGATCGGCGGCGAACTCGGCGGTGTGCTTCGCGCTGCGGATCACCAACGCGGACCCGGTGCGCTACCAGCTGCTCTTCGAGCGGTTCCTGGCTCCGGAGCGGGACGGTCCACCGGACATCGACCTGGACATCGAGTCGGACCGCCGCGAAGAAGTGATCCAGTACGTCTACCGCACGTACGGCCGGATGCACGCCGCCCAGGTGGCGAACGTGATCAGCTACCGGCCGCGCTCCGCGGTGCGCGACGTCGCCCGCGCGCTCGGCTATTCGCCGGGTCAGCAGGACGCCTGGAGCAAGGAGATCGAGCACTGGGGCCCGCTGCCGGAGGATTCCGAGATCCCCGGGCCGGTGCGGCAGCTGGCCGGTGAGCTGATGGGTTTCCCGCGGCACCTGGGCATCCACTCCGGCGGGATGGTGATCTGCCACCAGCCGGTCAGCGAGGTGTGCCCGGTGGAGTGGGCGCGGATGCCCGGCCGCACCGTCCTGCAGTGGGACAAGGACGACTGCGCGGAGGCGGGCCTGGTCAAGTTCGACCTGCTCGGACTGGGCATGCTCTCGGCGCTGCGGTACGCCACCGAGATGGTGCGCGAGCACCACGGGCGCGAGGTGGACCTCGGCCGGTTGGACCTGGCCGACGACGCGGTCTACGAGATGCTGCGCCGGGCCGACGCGGTCGGGGTGTTCCAGGTGGAGAGCCGCGCGCAGCTGGCCACGCTGCCGAGGCTGAAGCCGCGGGAGTTCTATGACCTGGTGGTCGAGGTGGCGTTGATCCGGCCGGGGCCGATCCAGGGTGGTTCGGTGCACCCCTACATCCGCCGCCGCAACGGCGCGGAGGAGTGGGACTTCGAGCACCCGCTGATGGCCGGTGCGCTGGCGAAGACCTACGGGGTCCCGCTGTTCCAGGAGCAGCTGATGCAGCTGGCGGTGGACGTCGCGGGGTTCTCCCCGGCGGAGGCCGACCAGCTGCGGCGGGCGATGGGGGCCAAGCGGTCGGAGGAGCGGATGGCCCGGCTCAAGGACCGGCTCTTCGAGGGCATGGCGGCCAACGGCATCTCCGGGGCGCTGGCCGACCGGATCTACCAGCGGATGCTGGCCTTCGCCAACTACGGCTTCCCGGAGAGCCACGCGCTGAGCTTCGCGCTGCTGGTGTTCGCCAGCGCGTGGTTCAAGCGCTACTACCCGGCGGCTTTCTGCGCCGCCCTGCTCAAGGCGCAGCCGATGGGCTTCTACTCGCCGCAGTCGCTGGTCGCGGATGCCCGGCGGCACGGCGTGCGGGTGCGCGGGCCGGATGTCAACGCGAGTCGGGCGCAGGCCGATCTGGAACCCGATGCCGCCAGCGAGGGGCGGCAGGCGGTGCGGCTCGGGCTGGCTTCGGTGCGCGGGCTCGGTGATGGCGTGGCGGAGAAGCTGGTTGCCGAGCGGGCGGCGAACGGCCCGTACACCGGCATGGCCGAGGTGGCCCGGCGGGTGGAGCTGACCGCGGTGCAGATGGAGGCGTTGGCGACGGCCGGCGCGTTCGGCTGCTTCGGGCTGTCCCGCCGCGAGGCGTTGTGGAACGCGGCTGCGGCGGCCGGTGACCGATCCAACCGGCTGCCGGGGACCACTGCCGCGGCGCCTGCCCCTGCCCTGCCCGGCATGGACGGGATCGACGTGGCTGCGGCGGACGTCTGGGCCACCGGTGTTTCCCCGGACAGCTTCCCGCTGCAGTTCGTGCGGTCCAAGTTGGACTCGATCGGGGCGCTCCCGGCAGCGCGTCTGTCCGAAGTGGAGCACGGGTCGAGAGTGCTGGTCGGTGGTGCGGTGACGCACCGGCAGCGACCGGCCACCGCGGGCGGGATCACGTTCCTGAACCTGGAGGACGAGACCGGCATGGTCAACGTCATGTGCTCTCCGGGTTTGTGGGCGCGGTACCGCAAGATCGGGCGCTCCAGCGCGGCATTGCTGGTGCGCGGAATCGTGGAGCGAGCGGAAGGAGTGATCAATCTGAGAGCTGACCGGCTGCAGAAGTTGGAAGTCCGCATCCCCTCAACCTCTCGCGACTTCCACTGA
- a CDS encoding helix-turn-helix transcriptional regulator — protein MLATPARFLRLLSLLQMGRDWSGAELAERLEVTTRTVRRDIDQLRELGYPVDATIGPHGGYRLGAGASLPPLLLDDDEAVAVAVGLHTAAAGRVTGAEEASVRALNKLEQVLPSRLRHRVSTLKNAVVTMSPGTGSGVRATVLTAISAAVRAAETLRFDYLDHHGAETRRNVEPHRLVCWGPKWYLVGWDVGRADWRTFRVDRMMLRTPNGPRFAHREPPDGDVVAYLRRTVGFEMWPLRSQLLVHAPAEDVEGRIDGIVTPVDESTCRLELASDSYDLVALAMGMLDVDFEVESPPELAEHLRKLGNRFTNASTRPR, from the coding sequence ATGCTCGCCACACCCGCCCGTTTCCTCCGGCTGCTGTCGCTGCTGCAGATGGGCCGTGACTGGTCCGGCGCCGAACTCGCCGAACGACTCGAAGTCACCACCCGGACCGTGCGCCGCGACATCGATCAGCTGCGCGAGCTGGGTTACCCGGTGGACGCCACCATCGGCCCGCACGGCGGGTACCGGCTCGGCGCCGGCGCCTCGCTGCCGCCGCTGCTGCTCGACGACGACGAAGCGGTCGCGGTCGCGGTCGGCCTGCACACCGCGGCAGCCGGGCGCGTCACCGGAGCCGAGGAAGCCTCGGTGCGCGCGCTGAACAAGCTCGAACAGGTCCTGCCGTCCAGGCTTCGTCACCGGGTGAGCACGCTGAAGAACGCGGTCGTGACGATGTCCCCCGGCACCGGATCAGGCGTGCGGGCAACGGTTCTCACCGCGATCTCGGCCGCCGTCCGGGCCGCCGAGACGCTGCGCTTCGACTACCTCGACCACCACGGAGCCGAGACGCGGCGCAACGTCGAGCCACACCGCCTCGTCTGCTGGGGGCCGAAGTGGTACCTCGTCGGCTGGGACGTCGGCCGAGCAGACTGGCGCACCTTCCGGGTGGACCGGATGATGCTGCGCACCCCCAACGGACCGCGCTTCGCACACCGGGAACCGCCGGACGGCGATGTCGTGGCCTACCTGCGCAGAACGGTGGGTTTCGAGATGTGGCCGCTGCGCTCACAACTGCTCGTGCACGCGCCCGCCGAGGACGTCGAAGGCCGGATCGATGGCATCGTGACCCCGGTGGACGAGAGCACCTGCCGCTTGGAACTCGCCTCGGACTCCTACGACCTCGTCGCGCTCGCGATGGGCATGCTCGATGTCGACTTCGAAGTCGAATCACCTCCAGAACTCGCTGAACACCTGCGGAAGCTGGGCAACAGGTTCACCAACGCCAGCACGCGCCCGCGCTGA
- a CDS encoding MerR family transcriptional regulator codes for MRMGEFSRRTGVSQRLLRYYEEQGLLAPSRLPSGYREYSEADVATVRGIRMLLAAGLGTATIAELLPCMTEDGNSLAPACSGMLPDLNRERERLDAAVADLLAARDALDDIIAATEPTGIADPEACAAIGAAKQPADIGAAERSSRSARGSGFSASARF; via the coding sequence ATGCGCATGGGTGAGTTCTCCCGGCGAACCGGAGTAAGCCAGCGCCTCCTGCGCTACTACGAGGAGCAGGGACTGCTCGCGCCCTCGCGGCTGCCGAGCGGATACCGCGAGTACTCGGAGGCGGACGTCGCCACGGTGCGAGGCATCCGCATGCTGCTCGCGGCGGGGCTCGGCACCGCCACCATCGCCGAGCTGCTGCCGTGCATGACCGAGGACGGGAACTCCTTGGCCCCGGCCTGTTCCGGCATGCTGCCCGACCTCAACCGGGAGCGCGAACGACTCGACGCAGCGGTGGCCGACCTGCTGGCCGCGCGCGACGCGCTGGACGACATCATCGCCGCCACCGAGCCGACCGGCATCGCCGATCCGGAAGCGTGTGCCGCGATCGGCGCCGCGAAGCAGCCGGCCGACATCGGTGCGGCTGAACGAAGTTCCCGCTCGGCCCGCGGCTCCGGCTTCTCGGCTAGCGCAAGGTTCTGA
- a CDS encoding NAD(P)-dependent oxidoreductase has product MTNQREAVPQQAPVTVVGLGPMGLALAEALLHRGHSTTVWNRTPAKADGVVAGGARRAASIAEAVSASEIVIICLKDYETMYGVLGPAAEALRGRTLVNLNSGTPSEAAAAADWAAEIGAAYLDGAIMVPPPLVGDPESVFLYSGSEDVFDEHRETLASMGAPRFLGADPGLAVLHNTALLGLMYATMNGFLHATALVGSAGVSAVEFADLAVNWFMPAVVVNPTLVEQAADLDASNYPGDVGTMEMNRNALEHIARTCVEQGVHADQARHMAAIAEQAIAAGHGGENYLAVFEVFKSDQAMPQRRIASRA; this is encoded by the coding sequence ATGACGAATCAGCGAGAAGCAGTTCCGCAGCAAGCACCGGTCACCGTCGTCGGACTCGGCCCGATGGGCTTGGCGCTCGCCGAAGCGCTGCTGCACCGCGGCCACTCGACGACGGTCTGGAACCGCACCCCGGCGAAGGCCGACGGTGTCGTCGCCGGGGGAGCCCGCCGTGCGGCGAGCATCGCGGAAGCGGTGTCGGCGAGTGAGATCGTGATCATCTGCTTGAAGGACTACGAGACCATGTACGGAGTTCTCGGCCCGGCAGCGGAGGCGCTGCGGGGACGGACCTTGGTCAACCTGAACTCCGGCACCCCGAGCGAGGCCGCTGCGGCAGCCGACTGGGCTGCCGAGATCGGAGCGGCGTACCTCGACGGCGCGATCATGGTGCCGCCACCGCTCGTCGGAGATCCCGAGTCCGTCTTCCTGTACAGCGGATCGGAGGACGTCTTCGACGAGCACCGGGAGACGCTGGCGAGCATGGGAGCACCGCGGTTCCTCGGAGCCGATCCTGGCCTCGCGGTGCTGCACAACACGGCCCTGCTCGGCTTGATGTACGCGACCATGAACGGCTTCCTGCACGCCACGGCTCTGGTCGGCTCGGCAGGTGTCTCCGCGGTCGAGTTCGCCGACCTCGCCGTCAACTGGTTCATGCCCGCCGTGGTGGTGAACCCGACCCTCGTCGAGCAGGCGGCCGATCTGGACGCGAGCAACTACCCCGGTGACGTCGGCACCATGGAGATGAACCGGAACGCCTTGGAGCACATCGCGCGGACGTGCGTGGAGCAGGGCGTGCACGCCGATCAGGCGCGGCACATGGCGGCGATCGCGGAGCAGGCGATCGCCGCCGGCCACGGGGGCGAGAACTACCTCGCCGTGTTCGAGGTCTTCAAGAGCGATCAGGCGATGCCGCAGCGGCGGATCGCCAGCAGGGCGTAG